From Anaerolineales bacterium:
CGTAAAATGCAGATACGTCATTTACCGTTTTTGCCACAAATAAGACGGTAAAACAGAAGTTGTACATGAGCTTGTCCTCTACCAACCAGCGCAAACGGACTTACCATTCACCGGTGAGCGGATCCTGCATCGCCTTGGCCCGCAGATCCCGGTTCTCATCCCCGGATAACAATCTCAATACCTGACGTTTGGTCGGATCGCGGCCACGCTGCTCCCCCGTCAGCGGGTTGAGTTCTTCCTGGATTAATAGCCTGGTGACGGCTTCGTCGCGAAGGAGCATTTCTACAGATTTCGCCATCTCCTCGTTGCCGGTAGGATCGACCATGATATCGGCCTGGGTGCTGCCGGCTTCCAACGCCGGAACGGCGCCGCTCCAGGTGTACAGGCTCATCTGATTGAGAAGCTGATCCAGGTTAGGGAAATAGACGTAGATACGTCCAGCCTGATTTTTTACGCAGAAAGTGCGGTGATTCACACTGTCTACCACCAACCAATCCGATCCCAGCGAGGTGATGGTGATGCTTACGCTGGATGACAGCGTCCAATCCCGCTGGCCGAAAGCTTGGCGCAGCGCAGTTGATACAGCTGCCGCATCCAGATCCGTTTGAAGGGCAGGATCGAGTTCGAAAAGTGGAGAGATCGTTTGACGGTGGGCAAATACGATGGTGGAAGGATCTTCGTATTCCCCATCCGTCCAAGCCATGAAACCATCCTCGAGGATGTCCGCAGTCTTGACCTTCAGCGCCAATGTCGTGCTGGCCTGGTTACCCTGATGTAAATGGTAATCCATCAATCGCGCGTGCCGGGCCAGGGACACTCGCTTGCGGGCTGTACTCAAATACGCCTCGTTCGCCACACGGTCCTGATAGTCGCTCAGTTCGTCGGCCGCCACCGAGAATAATTCGATCAAGACCTGGTCGAGATCAGCCTCACTGGTCGGCTCCCAATTGGGCACCTTTTTTCCCATCCAGGTGATCAAGGTGTGGCGGAAGGATTCATAATCCTTGGCCAAATAGTCGATGGAGGGATCCTCGTCCGGGGCGGGAGGCACGTCCCAATCCGGTTTGCACAGATTGAAACAGCCCGGCCTGAATTTAAACTCGATCTCGGCCAACAAGGGATCGATGTTTTGGTAATCAACCGTTAGCGTGTAGGTTGAATAATCCCCGATGGGCTCGACAGTGAGCCGCAGCACCTGACTCTGACCGCTGACGGTTGCCACATCGACGACTTTTATCTGATCACTCAAAGCCCCGGCCGGTTTTCGCAGGCCACCGCTCAGCGGAAAAAGATCGTGCGCGGCTCGCACGCCATTGTCGAAATCGTTGAAGACGGCCGAAAGCTCATTGGCGTTGTAGAAATGCACATCGAGAATTGCCTGGGTCGGATTGACGGCTGGATGCAGCGTGACCAGGACCAATTCAATCCCGTTCAACGAGCCCAGGTTCTGTGCACGAATCTCCAACGCTTCCTGATTCTTGATCATACTCACTCTCCGCTGCGCTGGAAGCGCAACACGCGGCTGTCCTCCGTTCCGGCAATGCGATACTTAATTTCAATATCGAGGGTTGAAGCTGCCGCTTCCACCTTGAGATCTTCCAGGGTCACCCGATGCCCCAGGTAGGTCGTGATCGCCTGAGTCAAGCGCGCCTTCGCCATACCCAGAGTGGCCTCGCCCAATGGTTCGAAGACCAACTGCCTCACGCCGCCGCCGAATTCGGGCAGGAATGCCCGCTCACCGACACCGGTGAGCAGCAATTGAAGCAATTCGTCTTTTACGTGCTCTTCCAGCGCAGCGACCTGCGCAGCACGTCCGTCCGGACTGACCTGAAAAGGGAAAGCCAAGTGTTTGCCGTAGCTTTTTGTCACGTCGCCATCCCCTTAATTTGCGTATTGACGAT
This genomic window contains:
- a CDS encoding GPW/gp25 family protein; translation: MTKSYGKHLAFPFQVSPDGRAAQVAALEEHVKDELLQLLLTGVGERAFLPEFGGGVRQLVFEPLGEATLGMAKARLTQAITTYLGHRVTLEDLKVEAAASTLDIEIKYRIAGTEDSRVLRFQRSGE